In the genome of Burkholderia diffusa, one region contains:
- a CDS encoding oxalate decarboxylase family bicupin, giving the protein MTNLSRRRMLTSTAGALAAAGIAVTAKAASFGNPDSPPEGAINARNKQGLTDPGPQNPALSNQFPSFQNPPATDINGMPLFWASFNNAHKRIQNGGWAREVTQDDFAISETISGVNMRLTRGGIREMHWHQQAEWAIMLDGRCRITVLDELGRPSVQDVKTGDLWYFPPGLPHSLQGIGTNGAEFLLAFDNGRASEFNTLLLTDWVAHTPPDVLALNFGMPADTFRNIPLDNLWIFQGDEPGPLADAQRASASSAGTPPQPFIFSLGDMKPFKKTRGGEVRIADSTNFDVSKTVAAALVTVHPGGMRELHWHPNADEWQYYLQGEARMTVFDTGPKAQTADFRAGDVGYVKKSLGHYVQNTGHTDLVFLEIFKTDRYAEVSLSDWLAHTPPKLVEAHLNIAPDLLAQFPRNRPDVVPL; this is encoded by the coding sequence ATGACGAATCTTTCTCGACGCAGGATGTTGACGAGTACGGCCGGCGCGCTTGCTGCCGCGGGCATTGCGGTAACGGCAAAGGCTGCTTCGTTCGGTAATCCGGACAGCCCGCCGGAAGGCGCGATAAACGCGCGCAACAAGCAGGGATTGACCGACCCGGGCCCGCAAAATCCCGCATTGTCGAATCAGTTTCCGTCTTTTCAGAATCCGCCGGCCACCGATATAAACGGCATGCCGTTATTCTGGGCGTCGTTCAATAACGCGCATAAACGCATTCAAAACGGTGGGTGGGCGCGAGAAGTCACGCAGGACGATTTCGCGATTTCGGAAACCATTTCCGGCGTGAACATGCGGCTCACGCGCGGCGGCATTCGCGAGATGCACTGGCACCAGCAGGCCGAGTGGGCGATCATGCTCGACGGCCGCTGCCGCATCACCGTGCTTGACGAGCTGGGGCGGCCGTCGGTGCAGGACGTGAAAACGGGCGATCTCTGGTATTTCCCGCCCGGCCTGCCGCATTCGCTGCAGGGCATCGGCACCAACGGCGCCGAATTCCTGCTCGCATTCGACAACGGTCGCGCCTCGGAATTCAACACGCTGCTGCTGACCGACTGGGTCGCGCATACGCCGCCCGACGTGCTCGCGCTCAACTTCGGCATGCCGGCCGACACATTCAGGAACATTCCGCTCGACAACCTGTGGATCTTCCAGGGCGACGAGCCGGGGCCGCTCGCGGACGCGCAGCGGGCGTCCGCTTCGTCGGCCGGTACGCCGCCGCAGCCGTTCATCTTTTCGCTGGGCGACATGAAGCCGTTCAAGAAGACGCGCGGCGGCGAAGTGCGGATTGCCGACAGCACGAACTTCGACGTGTCGAAGACGGTCGCGGCGGCGCTCGTCACCGTGCATCCGGGCGGCATGCGCGAACTGCACTGGCATCCGAATGCGGACGAATGGCAGTACTACCTGCAGGGCGAGGCGCGGATGACCGTGTTCGACACGGGGCCGAAGGCGCAGACGGCAGATTTTCGCGCGGGCGACGTCGGTTACGTGAAGAAGAGCCTCGGGCACTACGTGCAGAACACCGGCCACACCGATCTCGTGTTTCTTGAGATCTTCAAGACGGACCGCTACGCGGAGGTGTCGCTGTCAGACTGGCTCGCGCATACGCCGCCGAAGCTCGTCGAGGCGCACCTGAACATCGCGCCCGACCTGCTTGCGCAGTTTCCGCGCAACCGTCCCGACGTCGTGCCGCTGTAA
- the sapR gene encoding sap1 transcriptional regulator SapR: MTCAFAHTVESRFAELTPTAKRIASYMLANLDRLGLETADQIAQQTGTSGISVGRFLRSVGYRNLDDLKRELRGGGDRPWMITDRLDEYRRAAATQTTAGERDSDRGSSTLASSLDRELDAIRHVYRLAEEPVFAQVADRIAHADAVFILGIQSTRGISNAFSSYLEYLRPRVFYSDGQSGSYVDSLNSEFERPYCIVTDTRAYSRSARRYCQAAAERGQPFALVTDLYCPWAREWPADLLQVKTDVGQFWDSLAPLTCLFNLLITAVVDRLGPAIDRRVARNRELQRTFDQFES; this comes from the coding sequence ATGACCTGCGCATTCGCCCACACCGTCGAATCCCGCTTTGCCGAGCTCACGCCGACTGCAAAGCGCATCGCGAGCTACATGCTCGCGAACCTCGATCGGCTCGGCCTCGAAACCGCCGACCAGATCGCGCAGCAGACCGGCACCAGCGGCATTTCGGTCGGGCGGTTCCTGCGCAGCGTCGGTTACCGCAATCTCGACGACCTGAAACGCGAACTGCGCGGAGGCGGCGATCGCCCGTGGATGATCACCGACCGCCTCGACGAATACCGCCGCGCAGCCGCCACGCAAACGACCGCCGGCGAGCGCGACAGCGATCGCGGCAGCAGCACGCTTGCGTCTTCGCTCGACCGCGAACTCGACGCGATCCGCCACGTGTACCGGCTCGCCGAAGAACCCGTGTTCGCGCAAGTCGCGGACCGGATCGCGCATGCCGACGCCGTATTCATCCTCGGCATCCAGTCGACCCGAGGCATCAGCAATGCATTCAGCAGTTATCTCGAATACCTGCGTCCGCGCGTGTTCTATTCCGACGGCCAGTCGGGCTCGTACGTCGATTCGCTGAATTCCGAGTTTGAACGGCCGTACTGCATCGTCACCGACACGCGCGCCTACTCGCGCAGCGCACGCCGCTATTGCCAGGCCGCTGCTGAACGCGGCCAGCCCTTCGCGCTCGTCACCGATCTGTATTGCCCGTGGGCGCGCGAATGGCCGGCCGACCTGCTGCAGGTGAAGACCGATGTAGGCCAGTTCTGGGATTCGCTCGCGCCGCTCACCTGCCTGTTCAACCTGCTGATCACCGCCGTGGTCGACCGCCTCGGTCCCGCGATCGACCGGCGCGTCGCGCGCAACCGCGAACTGCAGCGCACTTTCGATCAATTCGAATCCTGA
- the ddpX gene encoding D-alanyl-D-alanine dipeptidase translates to MNRHRLVEITPATHRVEIDLVYATERNLTGKPIYRNAHCLLLEPAEAALRRAVDVAAQAGFTLRIYDAYRPPQAQQVLWDFLPDPNFVADLGRGSNHSRGTALDLTLVGANGEPLDMGTGFDEMVAASGHFHAGLPEAVQRNRLLLLGVMHAAGFAHIDSEWWHYELPGSHALPQIDNTASGPWRLM, encoded by the coding sequence ATGAACCGTCACCGCCTCGTCGAAATCACGCCCGCCACGCATCGCGTCGAGATCGATCTCGTCTACGCGACCGAGCGCAACCTGACCGGCAAGCCGATCTACCGCAACGCGCACTGTCTGCTGCTCGAGCCAGCCGAAGCCGCGCTGCGCCGCGCGGTCGACGTCGCCGCGCAGGCTGGCTTCACGCTGCGCATCTACGACGCGTACCGGCCGCCGCAGGCGCAACAGGTGCTGTGGGATTTCCTGCCCGATCCGAACTTCGTCGCCGATCTCGGCCGCGGCTCGAACCACAGCCGCGGCACCGCGCTCGATCTGACGCTCGTCGGCGCGAACGGCGAGCCGCTCGACATGGGCACCGGCTTCGACGAGATGGTGGCCGCGTCTGGCCACTTCCACGCGGGGCTGCCCGAAGCCGTGCAGCGCAACCGGCTGTTGCTGCTCGGCGTGATGCATGCGGCCGGCTTCGCGCACATCGACAGCGAATGGTGGCACTACGAACTGCCCGGTTCGCATGCGTTACCGCAGATCGACAACACGGCAAGCGGCCCGTGGCGCCTGATGTAA
- a CDS encoding ABC transporter substrate-binding protein codes for MKFPTSRLIAALAAASVLAAVPLSAARAETPKDMFVMATLLDEFTTLDPGEIYELVPEEYVANTYDRLVRVDLRDPSKFNGDVAQSWTVSADGLTYTFKLRSGLKFHSGNPLTADDVAWSIQRAVLLDKGPAAVLTGIGLTKANVAANVKKLDDQTVSITTDHKYAPTFVLNVLGSWPASVVDKKLLLSHQQGNDFGNAWLKTNEAGSGAYKLVKWSPSDSIVLQRFDGYRLPLAMKRIVLRHVPEAASQRLLLENGDVDAARDLSPDDLASVMKSGKAKVTSSPQATLLYLGLNTKNPTLAKPDVQEALKWLVDYSGIQANVVKTTYKVHQTFLPEGFLGTLNSNPYKLDVAKAKALLAKAGVPNGFAVTMDVRNDYPYTEIAQAVQANFAQAGVKVQLIPGDNKQTLAKYRARQHDIYIGEWSADYIDPHSNAQGFAWNPDNSDKSSYKMLAWRNSWDIPQLTKETDAALAEPTAAQRAKRYQAMQKDMLARSPFVIMFEKVAQVATRPGVSGLEVGPINDLVSYRNLKKQ; via the coding sequence ATGAAATTCCCGACCTCCCGGCTCATCGCGGCGCTGGCCGCCGCATCCGTGCTCGCCGCCGTTCCGCTTTCCGCCGCCCGCGCGGAAACGCCGAAGGACATGTTCGTGATGGCCACGCTGCTCGACGAATTCACGACGCTCGATCCGGGCGAGATCTATGAGCTGGTGCCGGAGGAATACGTCGCGAACACGTACGACCGGCTCGTGCGAGTCGACCTGCGCGACCCGTCGAAATTCAACGGCGACGTCGCGCAGTCGTGGACGGTGAGCGCCGATGGGCTGACCTATACGTTCAAGCTGCGCTCGGGCCTCAAGTTCCACTCGGGCAACCCGCTGACGGCCGACGACGTCGCGTGGTCGATCCAGCGCGCGGTGCTGCTCGACAAGGGCCCGGCCGCGGTGCTGACCGGCATCGGCCTCACGAAGGCGAATGTCGCCGCGAACGTGAAGAAGCTCGACGATCAGACGGTCTCGATCACGACCGACCACAAGTACGCGCCGACCTTCGTGTTGAACGTGCTCGGCTCGTGGCCCGCGTCGGTGGTCGACAAGAAATTGCTGCTGTCGCACCAGCAAGGCAACGACTTCGGCAACGCATGGCTGAAGACCAACGAAGCAGGCTCCGGCGCGTACAAGCTCGTCAAGTGGTCGCCCAGCGACAGCATCGTGCTGCAGCGCTTCGACGGCTACCGGCTGCCGCTCGCGATGAAGCGCATCGTGCTGCGGCATGTGCCCGAAGCGGCGAGCCAGCGGCTGCTGCTGGAAAACGGCGACGTCGACGCGGCGCGCGACCTGAGCCCCGACGATCTCGCGTCGGTCATGAAATCGGGCAAGGCCAAAGTCACGTCCTCGCCGCAGGCGACGCTGCTGTATCTCGGCCTGAACACGAAGAACCCGACGCTCGCGAAGCCCGACGTGCAGGAAGCGCTGAAGTGGCTGGTCGACTATTCCGGGATCCAGGCCAACGTCGTGAAGACGACCTACAAGGTGCACCAGACCTTCCTGCCCGAAGGCTTCCTCGGCACGCTGAATTCGAACCCGTACAAGCTCGACGTCGCGAAGGCGAAGGCGCTGCTCGCGAAGGCCGGCGTGCCGAACGGTTTCGCGGTGACGATGGACGTGCGCAACGACTACCCGTACACGGAAATCGCGCAGGCCGTGCAGGCGAACTTCGCGCAAGCCGGCGTCAAGGTGCAGTTGATCCCCGGCGACAACAAGCAGACGCTCGCGAAATACCGCGCACGCCAGCACGACATCTACATCGGCGAATGGTCGGCCGACTACATCGACCCGCACAGCAACGCGCAGGGCTTTGCATGGAACCCCGACAACTCCGACAAGTCGAGCTATAAAATGCTGGCCTGGCGCAACAGCTGGGACATTCCGCAACTGACGAAGGAGACCGACGCCGCGCTCGCCGAGCCGACCGCCGCGCAACGCGCGAAACGGTATCAGGCGATGCAGAAAGACATGCTCGCGCGTTCGCCGTTCGTGATCATGTTCGAGAAAGTTGCGCAGGTCGCGACGCGGCCCGGCGTGAGCGGGCTCGAAGTCGGACCGATCAACGATCTCGTGTCGTACCGTAACCTGAAGAAGCAATAA
- a CDS encoding ABC transporter permease, which produces MSTPASSLEALRTLPARRPAIRWALRVLRWALTLAITFAGLLALTFVIGRKVPIDPVLAILGDRASAEAYAAERIALGLDKPLVAQFMIYARDVLHGNLGMSLLTSNPVLDDIRRVFPATLELATIATLIGIAIGVPLGVAAAVKHNRPIDHIARFIGLIGNSVPVFWLGLMGLLLFYARLHWVAGPGRLDPVYDGMVDPRTGSLLIDSALAGEWDVFRNAVSHIALPAAILGYYSVAYLSRMTRSFMLDQLSQEYIVTARAKGLSERRVIWRHAFGNIAVPLLTVIALTYSNLLEGSVLTEIVFAWPGLGSYLTGALLNADMNAVLGATLVIGAMFITVNLMTDALYRVFDPRAR; this is translated from the coding sequence ATGTCGACTCCCGCCTCCTCCCTCGAAGCGCTGCGCACGCTGCCCGCGCGGCGCCCGGCCATACGCTGGGCGCTTCGCGTGCTGCGCTGGGCGCTCACGCTCGCCATCACGTTCGCGGGGCTGCTCGCGCTGACGTTCGTGATCGGCCGCAAGGTGCCGATCGATCCCGTGCTCGCGATCCTCGGCGATCGCGCGTCGGCCGAGGCGTACGCGGCCGAACGCATCGCGCTCGGCCTCGACAAGCCGCTCGTCGCGCAATTCATGATCTACGCGCGCGACGTGCTGCACGGCAATCTCGGCATGTCGCTGCTGACGTCGAACCCGGTGCTCGACGACATCAGGCGCGTGTTCCCCGCCACGCTCGAACTCGCGACGATCGCGACATTGATCGGCATCGCGATCGGCGTGCCGCTCGGCGTCGCGGCCGCGGTGAAGCACAACCGGCCGATCGACCACATCGCGCGCTTCATCGGCCTGATCGGCAATTCGGTGCCGGTGTTCTGGCTCGGGCTGATGGGGCTGCTGCTGTTCTACGCGCGGCTGCACTGGGTCGCCGGCCCCGGCCGGCTCGATCCCGTGTACGACGGGATGGTCGACCCGCGCACGGGTAGCCTGCTGATCGACTCGGCGCTCGCGGGCGAGTGGGACGTGTTCCGCAACGCGGTGTCGCACATCGCGCTGCCGGCCGCGATCCTCGGCTACTACTCGGTCGCGTACCTGAGCCGGATGACGCGCTCCTTCATGCTCGACCAGCTGAGCCAGGAATACATCGTCACCGCGCGCGCGAAGGGTCTGTCGGAGCGGCGCGTGATCTGGCGGCATGCGTTCGGCAACATCGCGGTGCCGCTCCTGACCGTGATCGCGCTTACGTACAGCAACCTGCTCGAGGGCTCGGTGCTGACCGAGATCGTGTTCGCGTGGCCGGGGCTCGGCTCGTACCTGACCGGCGCGCTGCTGAACGCCGACATGAATGCGGTGCTCGGCGCGACGCTCGTGATCGGCGCGATGTTCATCACCGTCAACCTGATGACCGACGCGCTGTACCGCGTGTTCGATCCGCGTGCGCGCTGA
- the nikC gene encoding nickel transporter permease: MNAERLTLRAWLLSDAPASRSQAAFGLAYRRWRRFATNPLNLFGLAILVALIVVAIVGPLIMPHDPLRQVLSDRLLPPGSPSHWLGTDQLGRDILSRLIDGSRLTLGIALLVVVIVVPIGLLIGTTAGYCGGFVDSVLMRITDIALAFPKIVLALAFAAALGPGVINAVVAISITAWPAYARLARAETIRIAQADYIHAARLQGASGPRILLRYIVPLCMSSVIVRATLDMAGIILTVAGLGFLGLGAQPPSPEWGFMVASGRNVLLDAWWVATLPGAAILLVSLAFNLLGDGLRDVFDPRHGA, from the coding sequence ATGAATGCCGAACGTCTCACACTGCGCGCGTGGCTGCTTTCCGATGCGCCTGCGTCGCGCTCGCAGGCCGCATTCGGCCTCGCATATCGCCGCTGGCGCCGCTTCGCCACCAATCCGCTCAACCTGTTCGGGCTCGCGATCCTGGTCGCGCTGATCGTCGTCGCCATCGTCGGCCCGCTGATCATGCCGCACGATCCGCTGCGCCAGGTGCTGTCCGACCGACTGCTGCCGCCCGGCTCGCCGTCGCACTGGCTCGGCACCGACCAGCTCGGCCGCGACATCCTCTCGCGGCTGATCGACGGCTCGCGACTCACGCTCGGCATCGCGCTGCTCGTCGTCGTGATCGTCGTGCCGATCGGACTCCTGATCGGTACGACGGCCGGCTATTGCGGCGGTTTCGTCGACAGCGTGCTGATGCGCATCACCGACATCGCGCTCGCGTTCCCGAAGATCGTGCTCGCGCTCGCATTCGCGGCCGCGCTCGGGCCGGGCGTGATCAACGCGGTCGTCGCGATCTCGATCACCGCGTGGCCCGCGTATGCGCGGCTCGCACGCGCGGAGACGATCCGCATCGCGCAGGCCGATTACATCCACGCGGCGCGCCTGCAAGGTGCATCGGGCCCGCGGATCCTGCTGCGCTACATCGTGCCGCTGTGCATGTCGTCGGTAATCGTGCGCGCGACGCTCGACATGGCCGGCATCATCCTGACCGTCGCCGGCCTCGGCTTCCTCGGCCTCGGCGCGCAGCCGCCGAGCCCCGAATGGGGCTTCATGGTCGCATCGGGCCGCAACGTGCTGCTCGACGCGTGGTGGGTCGCGACGCTGCCCGGCGCGGCGATCCTCCTCGTCAGCCTCGCGTTCAACCTGCTCGGCGACGGGTTGCGCGACGTCTTCGATCCGCGTCATGGAGCGTGA
- a CDS encoding ABC transporter ATP-binding protein: protein MERDMPQTSINASPPLCEIDGLKIGFRGHDGVVSDAVRDLSLTLAPGERLGIVGESGSGKSLTGRALLGLLPEAARWSARTMRIGGRDLLAMSASERRRLCGSQMGMILQDPKYSLNPVMTVAKQMGEAFRLHEPGLRGRALRERIVDALAAVQIRDPARVADAYPHELSGGMGQRVMIAMMVSTGPRLLIADEPTSALDVAVSMQVLAVLDAMIARHNTGLMLISHDLPLVMSFCDRVAVMYAGRVVETCAARDLRNATHPYTRGLLAANPPLANPPDELPVLRRDPAWLDAASPAPSSLEPQETAR, encoded by the coding sequence ATGGAGCGTGACATGCCACAGACTTCCATCAACGCATCCCCGCCGCTCTGCGAGATCGACGGCCTGAAGATCGGTTTCCGCGGACACGACGGCGTCGTGTCCGACGCCGTGCGCGACCTGTCGCTCACGCTCGCGCCCGGCGAACGGCTCGGCATCGTCGGCGAATCGGGCTCCGGCAAGTCGCTGACGGGCCGCGCACTGCTCGGCCTGCTGCCGGAAGCCGCGCGCTGGTCGGCCCGCACGATGCGCATCGGCGGTCGCGACCTGCTCGCGATGTCCGCGAGCGAGCGCCGGCGCCTGTGCGGCAGCCAGATGGGGATGATCCTGCAGGATCCGAAATATTCGCTGAACCCGGTAATGACCGTCGCGAAGCAGATGGGCGAAGCATTCCGGCTGCACGAGCCGGGCTTGCGCGGCCGCGCGCTGCGCGAGCGGATCGTCGATGCGCTCGCGGCCGTGCAGATCCGCGATCCGGCGCGCGTCGCCGATGCGTATCCGCACGAGCTGTCGGGCGGCATGGGTCAGCGCGTGATGATCGCGATGATGGTGTCGACGGGCCCGCGCCTGCTGATCGCCGACGAGCCGACCTCCGCGCTCGACGTTGCGGTATCGATGCAGGTGCTCGCGGTGCTCGACGCGATGATCGCGCGGCACAACACGGGCCTGATGTTGATCAGCCACGACTTGCCGCTCGTGATGTCGTTCTGCGATCGCGTCGCGGTGATGTATGCGGGGCGCGTGGTCGAAACCTGCGCCGCGCGCGACCTGCGCAACGCGACGCATCCCTACACGCGCGGGTTGCTCGCGGCGAATCCGCCGCTCGCGAACCCGCCCGACGAACTGCCCGTGCTGCGGCGCGATCCGGCGTGGCTCGACGCCGCTTCGCCCGCGCCGTCGTCGCTCGAACCTCAGGAGACCGCACGATGA